A window from Telopea speciosissima isolate NSW1024214 ecotype Mountain lineage chromosome 8, Tspe_v1, whole genome shotgun sequence encodes these proteins:
- the LOC122638337 gene encoding uncharacterized protein LOC122638337, translated as MSQGFAVELYFDPALENQVLKAWNVMARRQISTQLIEMESRPHITLLSSPLLDPSKLENIIKNFASKQEPLPLSFSTIGSFPDGGNVLFLGPTPSLALLQFHSQLCDALKKESVDISEEYSPDSWVPYCSVAQEVPKNRTAEAFSVLRDLKLPVTGYAMDIGLVEFSPVRELFSYTLGSVPEA; from the coding sequence ATGTCCCAAGGCTTTGCAGTTGAACTTTACTTCGACCCTGCACTGGAGAACCAGGTACTGAAGGCTTGGAATGTTATGGCACGGCGACAGATCAGCACACAACTAATTGAGATGGAATCTCGGCCACACATCACCCTCCTCTCCAGTCCCCTTCTTGATCCTTCGAAACTGGAAAACATTATAAAGAACTTTGCTTCGAAGCAAGAACCTttgcctctttctttttctaccATCGGAAGCTTCCCAGATGGAGGCAACGTTCTCTTCCTTGGCCCAACTCCTTCACTGGCACTCCTTCAATTCCACTCGCAATTGTGTGATGCGCTGAAGAAGGAAAGTGTGGACATCAGTGAGGAATATAGCCCGGACTCCTGGGTCCCTTACTGCTCAGTTGCACAAGAAGTTCCCAAGAACCGGACGGCAGAGGCTTTCAGTGTGCTGCGAGATCTGAAATTGCCCGTTACTGGGTATGCAATGGATATCGGATTGGTAGAGTTTTCCCCTGTTCGTGAGCTCTTCTCATACACCCTTGGAAGTGTACCTGAAGCATGA
- the LOC122638335 gene encoding polygalacturonase-1 non-catalytic subunit beta-like isoform X2 produces the protein MFMKLMEENELSSHLSLFCKQANIACSTNALMEKTIDNTTLPPIAQWNAAKMKYDLPNDAPLSVANQGGLPYFRELMVKEGGFMPIPDLRDPMSYKSFLPRLLALKIPLSLARIEELKKLFGVVDESNMDEYIRYTLEICEKKPIQGEQSTCATSAEVLVDFVVEKLRHHVRIWSTESIEGSYENVTIGSVKLIHGNLSEPPVLCHSQPFPFQVYYCHVLPKVKVYVVDIHARKKVNHAIMACHYDTSTWNPNHLAFKLLGFGPGLIEVCHWINENGVVFTKIVG, from the coding sequence TGTTTATGAAACTTATGGAGGAAAATGAATTATCTTCCCACCTAAGTTTGTTTTGTAAGCAAGCTAATATTGCTTGTTCTACAAATGCACTGATGGAGAAGACAATTGACAACACAACCCTACCACCAATAGCCCAGTGGAATGCAGCCAAAATGAAATATGACCTCCCAAATGACGCACCCCTTTCGGTTGCCAATCAAGGGGGATTGCCGTATTTCCGAGAGTTGATGGTAAAAGAGGGAGGTTTCATGCCTATCCCTGATCTAAGGGACCCAATGTCATATAAATCGTTCTTGCCGCGACTTCTGGCATTAAAAATTCCATTATCTCTTGCCCGAATTGAGGAATTAAAGAAGCTTTTTGGTGTGGTAGATGAATCAAATATGGATGAGTATATTCGATACACCCTCGAGATATGTGAGAAGAAACCCATTCAAGGTGAGCAGAGCACCTGTGCAACATCCGCCGAGGTTCTTGTTGATTTTGTTGTCGAAAAATTAAGACACCATGTACGCATATGGAGTACTGAGAGCATCGAAGGATCATATGAGAATGTCACAATTGGATCTGTGAAACTCATCCATGGAAACCTCTCTGAACCTCCAGTTTTATGTCATAGTCAGCCATTCCCATTTCAAGTCTATTATTGTCATGTTTTACCGAAAGTAAAAGTATATGTAGTTGATATACATGCTAGGAAGAAAGTGAATCATGCAATCATGGCATGTCACTATGATACATCAACATGGAATCCAAACCATCTTGCTTTTAAGCTGTTAGGTTTTGGCCCAGGCCTAATTGAAGTCTGTCATTGGATAAATGAGAATGGAGTGGTCTTTACAAAGATAGTAGGTTGA
- the LOC122638335 gene encoding polygalacturonase non-catalytic subunit AroGP2-like isoform X1 has protein sequence MSHVILLLGLLIVAYFSVSQAENAFSQYWEEHIGLPHPPHWLAAKTSPLNRYQTEVFMKLMEENELSSHLSLFCKQANIACSTNALMEKTIDNTTLPPIAQWNAAKMKYDLPNDAPLSVANQGGLPYFRELMVKEGGFMPIPDLRDPMSYKSFLPRLLALKIPLSLARIEELKKLFGVVDESNMDEYIRYTLEICEKKPIQGEQSTCATSAEVLVDFVVEKLRHHVRIWSTESIEGSYENVTIGSVKLIHGNLSEPPVLCHSQPFPFQVYYCHVLPKVKVYVVDIHARKKVNHAIMACHYDTSTWNPNHLAFKLLGFGPGLIEVCHWINENGVVFTKIVG, from the exons ATGTCACATGTCATTCTGTTACTTGGACTTCTGATAGTAGCTTACTTTAGT GTTTCTCAAGCTGAAAATGCCTTTTCACAGTATTGGGAAGAGCATATTGGTCTTCCACACCCTCCACATTGGTTAGCAGCAAAGACTTCTCCACTAAATCGTTATCAAACAGAAGTGTTTATGAAACTTATGGAGGAAAATGAATTATCTTCCCACCTAAGTTTGTTTTGTAAGCAAGCTAATATTGCTTGTTCTACAAATGCACTGATGGAGAAGACAATTGACAACACAACCCTACCACCAATAGCCCAGTGGAATGCAGCCAAAATGAAATATGACCTCCCAAATGACGCACCCCTTTCGGTTGCCAATCAAGGGGGATTGCCGTATTTCCGAGAGTTGATGGTAAAAGAGGGAGGTTTCATGCCTATCCCTGATCTAAGGGACCCAATGTCATATAAATCGTTCTTGCCGCGACTTCTGGCATTAAAAATTCCATTATCTCTTGCCCGAATTGAGGAATTAAAGAAGCTTTTTGGTGTGGTAGATGAATCAAATATGGATGAGTATATTCGATACACCCTCGAGATATGTGAGAAGAAACCCATTCAAGGTGAGCAGAGCACCTGTGCAACATCCGCCGAGGTTCTTGTTGATTTTGTTGTCGAAAAATTAAGACACCATGTACGCATATGGAGTACTGAGAGCATCGAAGGATCATATGAGAATGTCACAATTGGATCTGTGAAACTCATCCATGGAAACCTCTCTGAACCTCCAGTTTTATGTCATAGTCAGCCATTCCCATTTCAAGTCTATTATTGTCATGTTTTACCGAAAGTAAAAGTATATGTAGTTGATATACATGCTAGGAAGAAAGTGAATCATGCAATCATGGCATGTCACTATGATACATCAACATGGAATCCAAACCATCTTGCTTTTAAGCTGTTAGGTTTTGGCCCAGGCCTAATTGAAGTCTGTCATTGGATAAATGAGAATGGAGTGGTCTTTACAAAGATAGTAGGTTGA
- the LOC122638336 gene encoding uncharacterized protein LOC122638336: protein MAATISFSVCSDPRQAHTHLHSHLHTQPLKNLLFNPHHALSITSSSPKPTHPLLLLHKFDSFKFYPACTSSHSSSSSSSESYLNDPLRIGRFLTSEEAEKLQILHNFRYSQEFVSGSLLVRVMGAEEIDVTVGLLSESFAESMSLPSGYVRFLAFLVNKYMIERRALMPHTATLIGFYKGEGGEEELAGTVEVSFNNQGVNASPPSPTPPKDSPYICNMTVKKQLRRRGIGWHLLKACEELISQMSCTSRKVYLHCRMIDTAPFKIQHNAVNSFLAE from the exons ATGGCTGCAACCATCTCCTTCTCTGTCTGCTCAGATCCTCGCCAAGCCCACACCCACCTCCACTCACACCTTCACACTCAGCCCCTTAAGAACCTTCTCTTCAATCCACACCACGCCCTCTCCATTACATCCTCATCTCCGAAGCCTACGCACCCTTTGCTCCTTCTGCACAAATTCGACAGTTTTAAGTTTTACCCTGCTTGTACctcatctcattcttcttcttcttcctcttctgaatcatatctcaacgaCCCACTAAGAATTGGCCGGTTTCTTACCAGCGAAGAAGCTGAGAAGCTCCAAATCCTACACAATTTCAGATATTCTCAAGAATTTGTATCTGGGTCGTTGTTGGTTCGTGTGATGGGTGCAGAAGAGATAGATGTCACAGTTGGTTTGCTTTCTGAATCGTTTGCAGAGTCCATGTCTCTACCTTCAGGTTACGTCCGTTTCTTGGCGTTCCTGGTGAATAAGTATATGATTGAGAGGAGAGCCCTAATGCCCCACACAGCGACCCTCATTGGATTTTATAAGGGAGAGGGTGGTGAAGAGGAGCTGGCAGGTACGGTTGAGGTTTCTTTCAATAACCAAGGTgtcaatgcttctcctccaagcCCCACTCCTCCCAAGGACTCCCCTTACATATGTAATATGACTGTGAAGAAGCAGCTCCGAAG GAGGGGCATTGGTTGGCATCTTTTGAAGGCATGTGAAGAACTGATATCTCAGATGAGTTGTACTTCTAGGAAAGTGTACCTGCACTGCAGAATGATTGATACAGCTCCCTTTAAAAT CCAACACAATGCAGTGAACAGCTTTCTTGCTGAGTGA